The following proteins are co-located in the Sphingorhabdus lutea genome:
- the metK gene encoding methionine adenosyltransferase — MPSTYLFTSESVSEGHPDKVSDQISDAIVDLFLSKDPEARVACETMTTTQRVMLAGEIRGNNIMDEYGNWADGIQAEIEQTARQVVRDIGYEQDGFHWETFEFSNHLHPQSAHIAQGVDAAENKDEGAGDQGIMFGYASDETPDLMPATLDYSHKILAQMAADRHSGAAPFLEPDSKSQVTLRYVDGVPIAATAIVVSTQHKEGYDAGDKEAELHTYVKNIVAQILPAHLLSDDTQYHINPTGSFVIGGPDGDAGLTGRKIIVDTYGGAAPHGGGAFSGKDPTKVDRSAAYITRYLAKNIVAAGYATRCTIQLAYAIGVSHPLSLYVDTHGTGTVSNEAIENAINSLESLGGLTPKAIRTKLQLNKAIYRKSAAYGHFGRKAEGDFFPWEKLDLVDELKKAIG; from the coding sequence ATGCCCTCAACCTATTTATTCACATCTGAAAGCGTATCCGAAGGTCATCCTGACAAGGTTTCAGACCAAATTTCGGATGCTATTGTTGATTTGTTTTTATCAAAAGATCCCGAAGCGCGGGTGGCATGTGAAACCATGACGACCACACAGCGCGTGATGTTGGCCGGCGAAATTCGCGGCAACAATATTATGGATGAATATGGCAATTGGGCAGACGGTATTCAGGCTGAAATTGAACAAACCGCGCGCCAAGTGGTCCGTGATATTGGATATGAACAAGATGGATTTCATTGGGAAACATTTGAATTTTCCAACCATCTGCACCCGCAATCGGCCCATATCGCACAGGGCGTTGATGCCGCAGAAAATAAAGATGAAGGCGCAGGCGACCAAGGGATAATGTTCGGATATGCATCCGATGAAACCCCCGATTTAATGCCCGCGACATTGGATTATAGCCATAAGATTTTGGCCCAAATGGCCGCTGACAGGCATAGCGGGGCTGCGCCATTTTTGGAACCAGACAGCAAAAGCCAAGTAACATTGCGCTATGTTGACGGTGTGCCAATTGCCGCAACCGCAATTGTCGTGTCCACCCAGCATAAGGAAGGATATGATGCCGGCGATAAAGAGGCCGAACTTCACACCTATGTCAAAAATATCGTGGCGCAAATTTTGCCCGCGCATTTATTATCCGACGACACCCAATATCATATCAACCCAACGGGCAGCTTCGTTATCGGCGGGCCAGATGGCGATGCGGGCTTAACTGGCCGTAAAATCATTGTTGATACCTATGGCGGGGCCGCACCGCATGGCGGCGGCGCATTTAGCGGCAAAGACCCCACAAAGGTTGACCGCAGCGCGGCCTATATCACCCGTTATTTGGCAAAAAATATTGTTGCCGCCGGATATGCAACAAGGTGCACCATACAATTGGCCTATGCTATTGGGGTGTCGCACCCCCTATCATTATATGTTGATACGCATGGCACCGGCACAGTGAGTAATGAGGCGATTGAAAATGCCATAAATAGCCTTGAATCCCTAGGCGGTTTAACGCCCAAGGCAATTCGAACCAAATTACAATTGAACAAAGCTATTTACCGCAAAAGCGCAGCCTATGGCCATTTTGGCCGCAAGGCAGAGGGCGATTTCTTCCCATGGGAGAAATTGGACTTGGTAGATGAGTTGAAAAAAGCCATTGGATAA
- the lnt gene encoding apolipoprotein N-acyltransferase yields MEKITHIIARHPHIFLLLIGAISATGFAPWGLWPFTLMAFAYLIAHIYAAVSARQAFGAAWIFGVGHFTIGNNWIATAFTFQAAMPAWLGWIAVVLLALYLALFPAFASLGSYILGQKLKQYFTVGSIPTLSFILIFAGFWTIFEWLRATIFTGFAWNPLGVILVDIGGIAQLIGTYGLSLLMIFIAGTLWILARQQYHHAMIIGGFSMAMLACSAFLTYIGGTSLQIAPKIAQYITVVQPNIPQSNKYEASAEAINYKKLSTLSTASKNAPPRLILWPEAAIPWQLESGYPYYAYRGQPGDSAVASRMLLTQLMNKDDVLITGSDRLEFNAQDDVIGARNSIFAISQNADILGKYDKAHLVPYGEYLALRWLLEPLGLTRLVPGAIDFWQGPGPRTLDLGRDSHGLHRPKMGVQICYEIIFSGNVIDRKNRPDFIFNPSNDAWFGTWGPPQHLAQARLRAVEEGLPVIRSTPTGISAIVAANGRIVKYIKPGVAGRIDAPLPPHNAETFFAKWGNIVPLILALLIIFLGSFWVVRNKYSV; encoded by the coding sequence ATGGAAAAAATCACCCATATTATTGCCCGCCATCCGCATATATTTTTGTTACTTATCGGGGCGATATCCGCCACGGGATTTGCGCCATGGGGACTATGGCCGTTCACCTTAATGGCCTTTGCCTATTTAATCGCGCATATTTATGCCGCCGTCTCCGCGAGGCAGGCATTTGGTGCCGCATGGATTTTTGGCGTTGGACATTTTACCATTGGCAATAATTGGATTGCCACCGCCTTTACTTTTCAAGCAGCAATGCCCGCTTGGCTTGGCTGGATTGCGGTGGTCTTGCTTGCGCTTTATTTGGCGCTATTTCCCGCTTTTGCATCGCTTGGCAGCTATATTTTGGGACAAAAGCTAAAACAATATTTTACCGTGGGTTCGATTCCCACCCTGTCTTTCATTTTAATATTTGCCGGTTTTTGGACGATATTTGAATGGCTACGCGCCACTATTTTCACTGGATTTGCATGGAATCCATTGGGCGTTATCTTGGTTGATATTGGCGGCATAGCGCAGCTTATCGGCACATATGGCCTTTCATTATTGATGATATTCATCGCCGGCACTTTATGGATATTGGCGCGGCAGCAATATCACCATGCCATGATTATCGGCGGTTTCAGCATGGCGATGCTCGCTTGCTCTGCATTTTTAACCTATATTGGCGGCACATCATTACAAATTGCGCCCAAAATTGCCCAATATATTACCGTGGTGCAACCCAATATTCCGCAATCCAATAAATATGAAGCCAGCGCCGAGGCGATAAATTATAAAAAATTATCGACGCTTTCCACCGCATCCAAAAATGCACCGCCGCGCCTTATCCTATGGCCAGAGGCGGCCATTCCATGGCAATTGGAATCGGGCTATCCCTATTATGCCTATCGCGGGCAACCCGGCGACAGCGCGGTGGCAAGCCGCATGCTGTTAACCCAATTGATGAATAAGGATGATGTGCTGATTACCGGTTCTGACCGATTGGAATTTAACGCGCAGGATGATGTGATTGGCGCGCGCAACAGCATTTTTGCCATTTCCCAAAATGCTGATATTTTGGGGAAATATGATAAGGCCCATCTTGTCCCCTATGGTGAATATTTGGCGCTTCGGTGGTTGCTTGAACCATTGGGGTTAACCCGATTAGTCCCCGGCGCGATTGATTTTTGGCAGGGGCCTGGACCGCGCACATTGGATTTGGGCAGGGATAGCCACGGTCTTCACCGCCCCAAAATGGGCGTGCAAATATGTTATGAAATTATATTTTCCGGCAATGTTATTGACCGAAAAAACCGCCCTGATTTTATCTTTAACCCATCAAATGACGCATGGTTTGGCACATGGGGGCCGCCGCAGCATTTGGCACAGGCCCGCCTTCGCGCGGTTGAGGAGGGGCTGCCCGTAATCCGGTCCACCCCCACGGGGATAAGCGCGATTGTCGCGGCCAATGGGCGTATAGTTAAATATATTAAGCCCGGGGTTGCAGGGCGAATTGACGCGCCCCTGCCCCCGCATAATGCCGAAACATTTTTCGCCAAATGGGGTAATATAGTGCCACTTATTCTTGCCCTATTGATAATATTTCTTGGCTCATTTTGGGTTGTCAGAAACAAATATTCGGTTTAA